The Aurantiacibacter gangjinensis genome includes a region encoding these proteins:
- the thrB gene encoding homoserine kinase, with translation MAVYTQLSANTLAQLIAQYDVGALVFAKGIAEGISNSNWLVETTGRAGKSARFILTMYERRIALDDLPFFLDLLDHLAAHDCPVPRTIHDRDGASYRMLDSKAVALIEFLPGISVDEPTPAQARNVGAVLARMHEAAKGFGSTRANDLGPEVSARVLAECGEAALSQINPALPALIDHAQRIADGWPMGLPSSVIHSDLFPDNVLMLDDEVSGLIDFYFACTDAMAYDLAVTHAAWAFSADGARYYSDVGSALVEGYESVRPLTAEERSAMPLLAQGASMRFISSRAFDWLDTPADAMVTRKDPMDFVRRLEFYRRQGQTAFA, from the coding sequence GTGGCCGTCTATACCCAGCTCTCCGCGAACACGCTCGCGCAACTGATTGCGCAATATGATGTGGGGGCGCTGGTCTTCGCCAAGGGTATTGCCGAAGGGATATCCAATTCCAACTGGCTGGTGGAAACGACGGGCCGCGCTGGCAAGAGCGCGCGCTTCATCCTGACCATGTACGAACGGCGCATCGCGCTGGACGACCTGCCCTTCTTCCTCGACCTGCTGGACCATCTCGCCGCGCACGACTGCCCGGTGCCGCGCACCATACACGACCGCGATGGCGCGTCTTACCGGATGCTCGATAGCAAGGCCGTCGCGCTGATCGAATTTCTGCCCGGCATCTCAGTCGATGAGCCCACACCCGCGCAGGCACGCAATGTCGGCGCAGTGCTGGCCCGCATGCACGAGGCCGCGAAGGGCTTCGGTAGCACCCGCGCCAACGATCTCGGCCCCGAGGTCAGCGCGCGTGTGCTGGCCGAGTGCGGCGAGGCGGCCCTCTCGCAGATCAACCCGGCGCTCCCCGCGCTTATCGACCATGCGCAGCGCATTGCAGATGGCTGGCCGATGGGGCTGCCTTCTTCCGTCATCCATTCAGATTTGTTTCCCGACAATGTGCTGATGCTGGACGACGAGGTGAGCGGGCTGATCGACTTCTACTTCGCCTGTACCGACGCGATGGCTTACGACCTTGCCGTGACCCATGCGGCATGGGCCTTCTCCGCCGACGGCGCCCGTTACTACAGCGATGTCGGGTCGGCGCTGGTGGAAGGATATGAGAGCGTGCGCCCGCTCACAGCCGAGGAACGCTCCGCCATGCCTCTCTTGGCGCAAGGCGCATCCATGCGCTTCATCTCCAGCCGGGCGTTCGACTGGCTCGACACGCCGGCAGATGCGATGGTTACGCGCAAGGATCCGATGGATTTCGTCAGGCGACTGGAATTCTATCGCCGACAAGGGCAGACGGCATTCGCATGA
- the rnhA gene encoding ribonuclease HI, with amino-acid sequence MKKVDIFTDGACKGNPGPGGWGVLLRMGKHEKELSGGETDTTNNRMEMTAAIKALGALIEPCEVTLHTDSRYLIDGMTKWMDGWKKRGWINASKKPVRNADLWHDLIEVAAPHTIHWEWVKGHSGHTENERVDRLASDEAERARSE; translated from the coding sequence ATGAAGAAAGTCGACATTTTCACCGACGGTGCCTGCAAGGGCAATCCCGGCCCTGGCGGCTGGGGGGTGTTGCTGCGCATGGGCAAGCACGAAAAAGAATTGTCCGGCGGCGAGACGGACACAACCAATAACCGCATGGAAATGACGGCGGCGATCAAGGCGCTCGGCGCGTTGATCGAGCCGTGCGAGGTCACGCTACATACCGACAGCCGATATCTGATCGACGGCATGACCAAATGGATGGATGGCTGGAAGAAGCGCGGCTGGATCAATGCCAGTAAGAAACCGGTGCGCAATGCGGACTTGTGGCACGACCTGATAGAGGTCGCCGCGCCGCACACCATCCACTGGGAATGGGTGAAAGGCCATTCGGGCCACACAGAAAACGAGCGCGTCGACCGTCTCGCGAGCGATGAGGCCGAGCGCGCCCGCTCAGAATAA
- a CDS encoding alpha/beta fold hydrolase, with translation MSASAHGLLKSNQRQEAGIHHAATQIADNFDRRAIPADAVEELWSAEDGHLIRRINWGDPPADVAARGSILFMAGRGDAYEKYLETFEHWRLRGWRVVAADWRGQGGSGRLGRDDTTGHLEDYMDWVRDLSGLWSEFAAGREGPLVLMGHSMGGHLVLRAVIEKALAPRPDAMVLSAPMLDVLPEAVPLFIRRGMAHLMARIADPRRPAWGSGESPIAMNKLRQNLLTHDTTRYDDERYWREHRPELKLGPGSWGWVRATMDSIRRIHAPGVPESVDIPVFVVATDDDKLVGPAATRRMVERLPDVEALIFGKEARHEVLREEDGVRDRALAAIDDFLERRLKG, from the coding sequence GTGAGTGCTAGCGCGCATGGCTTACTAAAAAGTAACCAAAGGCAGGAGGCCGGTATTCACCACGCAGCAACGCAGATCGCCGACAACTTCGATCGCAGGGCCATTCCCGCCGATGCGGTGGAGGAATTGTGGAGCGCCGAAGACGGGCATTTGATACGCCGCATTAATTGGGGCGATCCGCCTGCGGATGTGGCTGCGCGCGGCTCCATACTCTTCATGGCAGGGCGCGGCGATGCGTATGAGAAATATCTCGAAACTTTCGAGCACTGGCGGCTGCGCGGCTGGCGCGTCGTGGCGGCAGACTGGCGCGGGCAGGGGGGATCGGGCCGGCTGGGGCGTGATGACACCACGGGCCATCTTGAAGACTATATGGACTGGGTGCGCGACCTCTCCGGACTGTGGAGCGAATTTGCCGCCGGGCGCGAAGGGCCGCTTGTGCTGATGGGGCATTCCATGGGCGGGCACCTCGTGCTGCGTGCCGTGATCGAGAAAGCCCTGGCGCCGCGTCCGGATGCGATGGTGCTGTCCGCGCCAATGCTGGACGTCTTGCCCGAAGCGGTGCCGCTTTTCATCCGTCGCGGCATGGCGCATTTGATGGCCCGCATCGCCGATCCGCGCCGTCCGGCATGGGGCAGCGGGGAGAGCCCGATCGCGATGAACAAGTTGCGCCAGAACCTGCTCACCCACGACACGACGCGCTATGATGATGAACGCTATTGGCGCGAGCATCGGCCCGAGTTGAAGCTCGGACCCGGCAGCTGGGGCTGGGTGCGCGCGACGATGGATTCGATCCGCCGCATCCATGCTCCCGGCGTGCCTGAAAGTGTCGACATCCCGGTCTTCGTCGTGGCGACCGATGATGACAAGCTCGTCGGCCCCGCTGCCACGCGCCGGATGGTCGAGCGCCTGCCTGATGTCGAAGCGCTGATTTTCGGCAAGGAAGCGCGCCACGAGGTGCTTCGCGAGGAAGATGGAGTGCGAGACCGCGCTCTCGCCGCGATCGACGATTTTCTGGAGCGTCGTCTCAAGGGATGA
- a CDS encoding pilus assembly protein CpaE, with amino-acid sequence MNSPFKSGSLGSREPFSAFICDEAALDVLRPVVIEMGWQPEKCNKGGLRNAIQSLSISASPAILMVDLSESGDPLNDINALAEVCEPGTVVIAVGQVNDVRLYRDLLASGIHDYLLKPLSASQLRDSLTQAQSVFAAPRGDGAEGEHEHVSTAVVGTRGGVGASTLATSLAWLFAAEHNRSTALLDLDVHFGTGALSLDLEPGRGLTDAIENPSRIDGLFIERAMIRANDNLAIMSAEAPINSPLMTDGTAFLQLQEEFAQAFDTTVVDLPRNMLINFPHLLTDVNVVTLVTELTLASARDTIRLLSWLKQNAPAAHPLIVCNKMQSGAAEISKADFEASIERKINYQITFDQKAAANAAKLGQTFIEANKSSKTVNPIREIASMIAGVAEDDGASLEEAGQKGSMLGNFDFKSLLGGAKKSKPAEAEPAE; translated from the coding sequence ATGAACTCGCCATTCAAATCCGGTTCGCTGGGCAGTCGCGAGCCATTCTCCGCCTTCATCTGCGACGAGGCTGCGCTCGATGTGCTGCGTCCCGTAGTGATCGAGATGGGCTGGCAGCCCGAGAAGTGCAACAAGGGTGGCCTGCGTAACGCCATCCAGTCGCTCTCCATCTCGGCAAGCCCGGCCATCCTGATGGTCGACCTGTCGGAAAGCGGCGATCCGCTGAACGATATCAATGCCCTGGCCGAGGTTTGCGAACCCGGTACGGTGGTGATCGCGGTCGGCCAGGTGAACGATGTGCGCCTCTATCGCGATCTGCTCGCCAGCGGCATTCACGATTACCTGCTGAAGCCGCTTTCGGCCAGCCAGCTGCGCGACTCGCTTACGCAGGCCCAGTCGGTCTTCGCCGCACCGCGTGGCGATGGCGCAGAGGGCGAGCACGAGCACGTGTCCACCGCAGTGGTTGGCACGCGCGGCGGTGTGGGTGCATCCACCCTCGCCACGTCGCTCGCATGGCTGTTTGCTGCCGAGCACAACCGCTCGACCGCGCTTCTGGATCTCGATGTCCACTTCGGTACCGGCGCTCTCTCGCTGGACCTGGAGCCGGGTCGCGGCCTGACCGACGCGATCGAGAACCCGAGCCGTATCGACGGCCTGTTTATCGAACGCGCCATGATCCGTGCGAACGACAACCTTGCCATCATGTCCGCCGAAGCGCCGATCAACTCGCCGCTGATGACGGATGGCACGGCGTTCCTGCAGCTGCAGGAAGAGTTCGCCCAGGCCTTCGACACCACGGTGGTCGACCTGCCGCGCAACATGCTGATCAACTTCCCGCACTTGCTGACCGATGTAAATGTCGTGACGCTGGTGACCGAGCTGACGCTCGCATCGGCCCGCGACACGATCCGCCTGCTCAGCTGGCTGAAGCAGAATGCGCCCGCCGCGCATCCGCTGATCGTGTGCAACAAGATGCAGTCGGGCGCGGCAGAAATCAGCAAGGCCGATTTCGAAGCCTCGATCGAACGCAAGATCAACTACCAGATTACCTTCGACCAGAAGGCTGCGGCCAATGCTGCGAAGCTGGGGCAGACCTTCATCGAGGCCAACAAATCCTCCAAGACGGTGAACCCGATCCGCGAGATTGCCAGCATGATTGCAGGCGTCGCCGAGGATGACGGCGCCAGCCTGGAAGAAGCCGGCCAGAAGGGCTCGATGCTCGGCAATTTCGATTTCAAATCGCTGCTTGGCGGCGCGAAGAAGTCGAAGCCGGCCGAAGCCGAACCTGCCGAGTAA
- the cpaB gene encoding Flp pilus assembly protein CpaB yields the protein MDKKKLILLVGALIIAVGTAFAARTMFAGAAAPQAEAAAEVEPTGPKVLVAKRGLPVGTIITADAVSYQLWPQELVQDAYFIDGEADMEQLLGTVVRHPITAGEPVTQGSLVSPGDRGFLAAALGPGMRAVTVPVSARTGVAGFVFPGDRVDMVLTQTVQGDEGLSMQTSETILTNLRVLATDQSTETTTDENGRTVVRAFRTVTMEVTPRIAERITVAQTIGTISLTLRSIADNQAELDRAIAAGEIDLPDDASPEEEEELLRTAMSRPGVGSPSFQTGGDVSRFQPRSIPMRGSNKDDEGPRRDATPQMTPGVAANAAPSGPTVRVTRGQTTVVTPVGQGAGRLLDRQSSATGEGGRVGNLGMGTIR from the coding sequence ATGGACAAGAAGAAACTTATTCTGCTGGTAGGAGCGCTGATCATCGCGGTCGGTACGGCTTTTGCTGCGCGGACCATGTTCGCCGGTGCTGCTGCACCACAGGCCGAGGCTGCTGCCGAGGTCGAACCCACGGGCCCCAAAGTGCTCGTCGCCAAGCGCGGCCTGCCGGTCGGCACGATCATCACCGCTGATGCCGTGTCCTACCAGCTCTGGCCGCAGGAACTGGTGCAGGATGCCTACTTCATCGACGGCGAAGCCGACATGGAGCAGCTCCTGGGTACGGTTGTCCGCCATCCGATTACGGCCGGTGAGCCTGTAACGCAGGGTTCGCTCGTATCGCCGGGCGATCGAGGCTTCCTGGCTGCAGCGCTTGGCCCGGGCATGCGTGCCGTTACCGTTCCGGTGTCCGCACGTACCGGTGTCGCAGGCTTTGTCTTCCCGGGTGACCGTGTGGACATGGTGCTGACGCAGACCGTGCAGGGCGATGAAGGCCTCAGCATGCAGACGTCGGAAACCATTCTCACCAACCTGCGCGTTCTGGCGACCGACCAGTCGACCGAAACCACCACCGACGAGAACGGCCGCACCGTGGTGCGCGCCTTCCGCACGGTGACGATGGAAGTGACCCCGCGTATCGCCGAACGTATCACCGTCGCCCAGACGATCGGTACGATCAGCCTGACGCTGCGCTCCATCGCCGACAACCAGGCCGAACTCGATCGCGCAATCGCCGCTGGCGAGATCGACCTGCCCGACGATGCCTCGCCCGAAGAGGAAGAGGAACTGCTGCGCACGGCCATGTCGCGTCCAGGTGTGGGTTCGCCCTCCTTCCAGACCGGCGGTGACGTGTCGCGCTTCCAGCCCCGCTCGATCCCGATGCGTGGCAGCAACAAGGACGATGAAGGTCCGCGTCGCGATGCAACGCCGCAGATGACGCCGGGCGTGGCAGCCAATGCCGCTCCCAGTGGTCCGACGGTCCGCGTGACCCGTGGGCAGACCACCGTGGTCACACCTGTGGGACAGGGGGCAGGCCGTCTGCTCGATCGCCAGAGCTCCGCAACCGGCGAAGGTGGCCGTGTGGGCAACCTTGGCATGGGCACGATCCGGTGA
- a CDS encoding A24 family peptidase — protein sequence MLDDPFKYGLLAALAIALLIAAFTDIRERRIANWLNLAIAAGAPLFWIASGLSPWPDIAIQFGFAVAVFAVLSLLFAMRAMGGGDVKLLTALALWVDPTNFMRLVIMMALIGGVLTLVVWGWHAIRRNQYKPKIPYGVAIAAAGLWIIGTVYAPASAMAGAVQ from the coding sequence GTGCTAGACGATCCGTTCAAATATGGCCTGCTCGCCGCATTGGCAATCGCGCTGCTTATCGCCGCGTTTACCGATATTCGCGAGCGCCGCATCGCCAATTGGCTCAACCTCGCCATCGCGGCGGGCGCTCCGCTGTTCTGGATTGCCAGCGGGCTGAGCCCGTGGCCTGATATCGCGATCCAGTTCGGCTTTGCTGTGGCGGTGTTCGCTGTGCTCTCGCTGCTGTTCGCCATGCGCGCCATGGGCGGCGGTGACGTGAAACTGCTCACCGCGCTGGCGCTGTGGGTCGATCCCACGAACTTCATGCGCCTTGTCATCATGATGGCGCTGATCGGCGGCGTGCTGACGCTGGTCGTGTGGGGATGGCACGCCATTCGCCGCAATCAATACAAGCCGAAAATTCCTTACGGCGTGGCCATTGCCGCTGCCGGGCTGTGGATCATCGGCACCGTATACGCACCTGCTTCGGCGATGGCCGGCGCGGTGCAGTGA
- a CDS encoding type II secretion system F family protein, with translation MSIVQLLLIAGGLMGLMILGYVLTTGTSPAKESQRRLTAVRHRHSESTTDKVESQLKKAIAARKPKQFSRAGASSRTEALMLRLDRTGMGWTVSQYIYASLGLSIVITALLYLKSGSPLLALGVGMVIGLGLPHMVVNFFIKRRTNQFNAKFPDGIELLVRGLRSGLPVTETLGVVAQEVPGPVGSEFRAVTERIKIGRTMEEALQETADKLGTAEFQFFVITLAIQRETGGNLAETLSNLAEVLRKRSQMKLKIKAMSSESKASAYIVGSLPFIVFGLVYWVNPSYLEGFFIDDRLIVTGLGGLVWMSIGAFIMAKMVSFEI, from the coding sequence ATGAGCATCGTTCAACTCCTGCTGATTGCCGGCGGCCTGATGGGCCTGATGATCCTGGGCTATGTGCTGACCACCGGGACATCGCCCGCGAAGGAAAGCCAGCGCCGCCTCACCGCCGTGCGCCACCGCCATTCGGAAAGCACGACCGACAAGGTCGAAAGCCAGCTGAAAAAGGCCATCGCTGCACGCAAACCTAAGCAGTTCTCGCGCGCCGGGGCCAGCAGCCGTACCGAAGCGCTTATGCTTCGCCTGGACCGCACCGGCATGGGCTGGACGGTGTCGCAATATATTTACGCCTCGCTCGGCCTCTCCATCGTGATTACGGCGCTGCTCTATTTGAAGTCCGGCTCCCCGCTGCTTGCGCTCGGCGTGGGCATGGTGATCGGCCTGGGCCTGCCGCACATGGTGGTGAACTTCTTCATCAAGCGCCGCACCAATCAGTTCAACGCGAAATTTCCCGACGGTATCGAACTGCTCGTGCGCGGTCTTCGCTCTGGCCTTCCGGTCACGGAAACGCTGGGCGTGGTGGCGCAGGAAGTGCCCGGCCCGGTGGGATCGGAGTTCCGCGCTGTGACCGAACGCATCAAGATCGGCCGCACCATGGAGGAAGCCCTCCAGGAAACTGCCGACAAGCTGGGCACGGCAGAATTCCAGTTCTTCGTCATCACGCTCGCCATCCAGCGCGAGACGGGTGGTAACCTGGCGGAGACGCTGTCCAACCTTGCCGAAGTGCTGCGCAAGCGTTCGCAGATGAAGCTCAAGATCAAGGCCATGAGCTCTGAATCGAAAGCCTCGGCCTATATTGTCGGCTCGCTGCCCTTCATCGTTTTCGGCCTCGTTTACTGGGTCAACCCGTCATACCTCGAAGGCTTCTTCATCGACGATCGCCTGATCGTGACCGGCCTTGGCGGCCTTGTGTGGATGAGCATCGGCGCATTCATCATGGCCAAGATGGTCAGCTTCGAGATCTGA
- a CDS encoding CpaD family pilus assembly protein, translating to MTFNSKRIAGTSLAISLGLALSACGGITTANNNFSLNSVNQPVVERSNYVLDLRSGVSGIDVAEQSRLDDWFEMLDLGYGDRVAVDSSVTSAAAEEDIAAVAARYGILLSEGAPVTQGYVEAGMVRVVVTRSTAHVPGCPDWSEGYGFQQGNYTSDGYGCAVNSNLAAMVADPEHLLDGAEGTGETVVMTSNRAIDTYRNTEPTGAGGLPQVSSEGGN from the coding sequence ATGACCTTCAACAGCAAACGCATTGCCGGCACCTCGCTTGCAATCTCGCTTGGCCTGGCGCTGTCCGCTTGTGGCGGCATCACCACGGCAAACAACAACTTCTCGCTCAACAGCGTGAACCAGCCCGTGGTCGAACGCAGCAATTACGTTCTCGACCTGCGCTCCGGCGTCAGCGGCATTGATGTGGCCGAACAGAGCCGCCTCGATGACTGGTTCGAAATGCTCGACCTCGGCTATGGCGACCGTGTCGCCGTGGACAGCTCGGTTACTAGCGCCGCTGCGGAGGAAGATATTGCCGCCGTCGCTGCACGCTACGGTATCCTGCTGAGTGAGGGTGCGCCCGTCACGCAGGGCTATGTCGAAGCCGGCATGGTCCGCGTGGTGGTGACCCGCTCCACCGCCCATGTACCGGGCTGCCCGGACTGGTCGGAAGGCTACGGCTTTCAGCAGGGCAATTACACCTCGGATGGCTATGGCTGCGCCGTGAACAGCAACCTTGCCGCCATGGTCGCCGATCCCGAGCATCTGCTCGACGGTGCCGAAGGCACGGGCGAGACGGTCGTCATGACCTCCAACCGCGCCATCGATACCTATCGCAACACCGAACCGACCGGTGCAGGTGGTCTTCCGCAAGTCTCTTCCGAAGGGGGTAACTGA
- a CDS encoding NAD(P)/FAD-dependent oxidoreductase produces the protein MTQNFDIAVIGAGIAGASIAAELAGHARVVLCEAEDHPGYHTTGRSAAFREECYGGPDVVPLTLASGDYLREGGFLSPRGGLYIARDGQEEQLEAFLDSYRGSGVTMNRLDRATLERLLPGVRPEWELAVSQPNCADIDVAALHQHYLGKGARQGVELRNRHRLREAVRDNDGWRLDFGRAGEVRAAVVVNAAGAWADEVASLLGARPIGITPLRRTVAQLRTTPQPPADLPLTLSLDGDFYFKPENGKLWLSPHDETPSEPCDAAPEELDVALAIDRFEQVVDWRIDAVERKWAGLRSFSPDRLPVYGYDAQVDGLFWFAGQGGYGIQTAPAAARLGAQLLLDRPRDAMTEPLDAALYTPSRFTA, from the coding sequence ATGACCCAAAATTTCGACATTGCCGTGATCGGTGCCGGGATTGCCGGGGCGAGCATCGCTGCCGAACTGGCAGGCCATGCGCGCGTCGTGCTGTGCGAGGCCGAGGACCATCCCGGCTATCACACAACGGGACGCAGCGCGGCGTTTCGCGAGGAATGCTATGGCGGGCCGGACGTGGTGCCGCTGACGCTCGCATCGGGCGACTATCTGCGCGAGGGCGGCTTCCTTTCGCCGCGCGGCGGCCTCTACATTGCGCGCGATGGTCAGGAAGAACAGCTGGAGGCCTTTCTCGACAGCTATCGCGGGTCAGGCGTGACGATGAACCGGCTGGACCGGGCCACATTGGAGCGCTTGCTGCCCGGAGTAAGGCCCGAATGGGAACTCGCGGTCAGCCAGCCGAATTGTGCCGATATCGATGTCGCAGCGCTGCATCAGCATTATCTAGGCAAGGGTGCGCGGCAGGGCGTGGAACTGCGCAACCGGCATCGCTTGCGGGAAGCGGTGCGAGATAATGACGGCTGGCGGCTCGATTTCGGCCGCGCTGGCGAGGTTCGCGCTGCCGTGGTGGTAAATGCCGCCGGAGCGTGGGCGGACGAGGTCGCGTCGCTGCTGGGCGCAAGACCTATCGGTATCACGCCCCTCCGCCGCACCGTGGCGCAGTTGCGCACGACCCCTCAGCCGCCAGCCGACCTGCCGCTGACTCTCAGTCTCGACGGCGATTTTTATTTCAAGCCGGAAAACGGCAAGCTCTGGCTCAGTCCCCATGACGAAACACCGAGCGAGCCTTGCGATGCCGCTCCGGAAGAACTGGACGTCGCCCTCGCCATCGACCGGTTCGAGCAAGTCGTCGACTGGCGGATCGACGCGGTCGAGCGCAAATGGGCAGGGCTGCGCAGCTTCTCTCCTGATCGCCTGCCTGTGTATGGGTACGATGCGCAAGTGGACGGCCTGTTCTGGTTTGCAGGACAGGGCGGCTACGGCATCCAGACCGCGCCCGCTGCTGCAAGGCTGGGCGCGCAATTGCTGCTGGATCGGCCTCGTGATGCAATGACGGAACCGCTCGACGCCGCGCTATACACACCATCGCGGTTCACGGCCTAG
- a CDS encoding YegP family protein, whose protein sequence is MAHHFQIYKDKAGEFRVRFKYNNEIMFSTEGYSSKSGAKDAIASIQKNGPGAEIVDES, encoded by the coding sequence ATGGCCCACCATTTCCAGATCTATAAGGACAAGGCAGGCGAGTTCCGCGTGCGCTTCAAATACAATAACGAGATCATGTTCTCGACCGAAGGCTATTCCTCCAAGTCCGGCGCGAAGGATGCCATTGCGTCGATCCAGAAGAACGGCCCGGGTGCCGAAATCGTCGACGAAAGCTGA
- a CDS encoding type II and III secretion system protein family protein, with protein MKSRFFKTVLSAACAIAPLAVAVPAGTAAAQTVAPANDVVLSIGRGELVTVPGNMADIFVANDQIADVQVRSQRQLYVFGLSGGETTIYASNAAGDIIWSANVRVGSNLDSIDQMLALAMPEANIQVSTMGTNTVLLTGTVAAPEDASEAERLVQAFTGDEANVISRLRMATPLQVNLRVRFAEVSRSLVRSIGANLTTIDGTGGFQFGVGQGRAPDFFAPGTATGFGDLTVPIPNPNFNPTIPVSTANPQFIDGQGTSFTGITPGTTLAGVGSLFGLDIAGALDLGERRGLVTTLSQPNLTALSGETAEFLAGGEFPIPLSQGLGTTTIEYKNFGVSLAYTPTVLANGRISIRVRPEVSELSSQGAVTLNGFQVPALTIRRAETSVELGSGESIMIAGLMSNNAQNTIEQAPGIGDIPILGNLFRSTSFQRGETELVIVITPYLVQPVDDRDIHLPTDGYASPTGAEQFLFGRETAGTSGARRPMPRAANPAPGNPQVSVTDQSGAVVASGEAPADATRETAAAATPGFSIANGE; from the coding sequence ATGAAAAGCCGCTTTTTCAAAACCGTGCTGAGCGCCGCATGCGCGATTGCACCGCTGGCTGTCGCCGTGCCTGCAGGTACCGCTGCCGCCCAGACCGTTGCTCCGGCAAACGACGTCGTCCTGTCCATCGGTCGCGGTGAACTGGTGACGGTGCCCGGCAACATGGCCGACATCTTCGTCGCCAACGACCAGATTGCAGACGTACAGGTGCGCTCGCAGCGCCAGCTCTATGTCTTCGGCCTGTCGGGCGGTGAGACCACGATCTACGCCAGCAATGCTGCGGGCGACATCATTTGGTCTGCCAATGTCCGCGTCGGCTCCAACCTCGACAGCATCGACCAGATGCTGGCGCTGGCCATGCCCGAGGCGAACATCCAGGTTTCCACCATGGGCACCAACACCGTGCTGCTGACCGGCACCGTCGCGGCTCCGGAAGATGCTTCCGAAGCGGAGCGTCTGGTACAGGCCTTTACAGGTGATGAGGCCAATGTGATCTCGCGCCTTCGCATGGCCACGCCGCTGCAGGTCAACCTGCGCGTGCGCTTCGCCGAAGTCAGCCGCTCGCTGGTCCGCTCCATCGGTGCGAACCTGACGACGATCGACGGCACAGGCGGTTTCCAGTTCGGCGTCGGCCAGGGCCGCGCTCCGGATTTCTTCGCGCCGGGCACGGCCACGGGCTTCGGTGACCTGACGGTTCCGATCCCCAACCCCAACTTCAACCCGACCATCCCGGTATCGACTGCAAACCCGCAGTTCATCGATGGCCAAGGCACGTCTTTCACCGGCATCACGCCGGGAACGACGCTGGCAGGGGTCGGCTCGCTGTTCGGCCTCGACATTGCAGGCGCACTGGACCTTGGCGAACGCCGCGGCCTGGTGACCACGCTGTCGCAGCCGAACCTGACCGCGCTATCCGGTGAAACCGCCGAATTCCTCGCCGGTGGTGAATTCCCGATCCCGCTGTCGCAGGGTCTGGGCACGACCACCATCGAATACAAGAATTTCGGTGTCAGCCTTGCTTACACGCCGACCGTGCTGGCCAATGGCCGCATCTCGATCCGCGTGCGTCCGGAAGTCTCCGAACTGTCGAGCCAGGGTGCTGTGACGCTGAACGGCTTCCAGGTCCCCGCCCTCACCATCCGCCGCGCGGAAACGTCGGTGGAGCTGGGTTCGGGCGAAAGCATCATGATTGCCGGCCTGATGTCGAACAATGCGCAGAACACGATCGAGCAGGCTCCGGGCATCGGTGACATTCCGATCCTCGGCAACCTCTTCCGCTCGACCAGTTTCCAGCGCGGCGAGACCGAGCTTGTGATCGTCATCACGCCGTATCTGGTGCAGCCGGTGGACGACCGCGACATCCACCTGCCGACCGATGGCTACGCTTCGCCGACGGGTGCCGAACAGTTCCTGTTCGGTCGTGAAACCGCCGGCACCTCGGGCGCCCGCCGTCCGATGCCGCGCGCCGCCAACCCGGCGCCGGGCAACCCGCAGGTCAGCGTGACCGACCAGAGCGGCGCCGTTGTCGCCAGCGGTGAAGCTCCGGCCGACGCCACACGTGAAACCGCCGCGGCCGCAACGCCGGGCTTCAGCATCGCAAACGGAGAGTGA